A single window of Hymenobacter sp. APR13 DNA harbors:
- a CDS encoding acyl-CoA thioesterase → MRKQKPVKDSFVIMTELVLPNDTNTLNNLMGGRMMHLMDIAAAIAAQKHSNRIVVTASVDNVSFREGIRLGSVVTLQAQVTRSFASSMEVHIDVWAEDIPSGTRIKSNEAFFTFVAVDQSGRPIDVPEALPETPEEIALYDGALRRRQLRLVLAGRMKPEEATELKALFAME, encoded by the coding sequence ATGCGCAAACAGAAGCCCGTCAAAGACTCGTTCGTGATTATGACCGAGCTGGTGCTGCCCAACGACACCAACACGCTCAACAACCTGATGGGCGGCCGGATGATGCACCTGATGGACATTGCCGCCGCCATTGCCGCGCAGAAGCACTCCAACCGCATCGTCGTGACGGCCTCCGTCGACAACGTGTCGTTTCGGGAAGGCATCCGGCTGGGCAGCGTCGTGACGCTGCAGGCCCAGGTGACCCGCTCTTTCGCTTCCAGCATGGAAGTGCACATTGATGTGTGGGCCGAGGACATTCCGAGCGGCACCCGCATCAAAAGCAACGAAGCGTTCTTCACCTTCGTGGCCGTCGACCAGTCGGGCCGCCCGATCGACGTGCCGGAGGCCCTGCCCGAAACGCCCGAGGAAATTGCCCTCTACGACGGCGCCCTGCGCCGCCGCCAGCTGCGCCTGGTGCTGGCCGGCCGCATGAAGCCCGAAGAAGCCACCGAGCTGAAGGCGCTGTTCGCCATGGAGTAG
- a CDS encoding collagen-like protein, with amino-acid sequence MSVHLRNVSVASRRFLLSLGLLGLGTTAALAQGNVGVGTTSPHPSAVLDASSTSKGLLAPRMSQAQRDAIGSPATGLLVYQTDNTPGFYVYTGSAWIGVGSAGSVGPAGPIGPQGIAGPAGATGPAGAKGDKGDTGATGVAGPAGATGPAGAKGDKGDTGATGVAGPIGPQGLTGPAGAKGDTGAAGPQGIAGPAGATGPAGAKGDKGDTGATGAAGPIGPQGLTGPAGATGPAGATGAAGAQGVAGPTGPAGAKGDKGDTGAAGAAGATGPAGAKGDKGDTGATGVAGATGPQGAAGATGPQGPAGQGVPTGGTAGQVLSKVDGTDYNTRWVTPATGGGSNLYTTDGTLSGNRSVGLGGFNLNFSGTGALGLNDNALRLRAATDGNNFLQFNSTTNGPVLSGQTGGRLGYGTAGASTGLSWSSSGVSINGGTSAYTLPTSRGNAGQVVVSNGSGGTSWAGSAGAITELVVSKTNATQTLATAPGSNQGDVVSFNNVVTAPTLGTYNASTSTYTAPSAGTYLIAFRYSTVDNGTNTLGTWNYVEVNGNAISTSNIYQSYTINNGGGSNLPAGLRGVGSNMYMLTLNANDALRIRALSPNSNVSTTLKNDGSVVWTIVKLN; translated from the coding sequence ATGTCGGTACATCTCCGCAACGTATCGGTGGCCTCGCGCCGCTTCCTTCTCTCCCTGGGTCTGTTAGGCCTGGGCACCACCGCCGCCCTGGCCCAAGGCAACGTGGGCGTGGGCACCACCTCGCCCCACCCCTCGGCCGTGCTGGATGCCAGCAGCACCAGCAAGGGCCTGCTGGCCCCGCGCATGAGCCAGGCCCAGCGCGACGCCATCGGCAGCCCCGCCACCGGTCTGCTCGTGTATCAAACCGATAACACGCCCGGCTTCTACGTGTACACCGGCTCGGCCTGGATAGGCGTAGGCAGCGCCGGCAGCGTAGGCCCAGCCGGCCCAATCGGTCCGCAGGGCATAGCTGGCCCGGCCGGCGCTACCGGCCCGGCGGGTGCTAAAGGTGACAAAGGCGATACGGGCGCTACCGGCGTGGCCGGTCCGGCCGGTGCTACGGGCCCGGCAGGTGCCAAAGGTGATAAAGGCGACACCGGCGCTACCGGTGTAGCTGGTCCGATAGGTCCGCAGGGCCTGACGGGCCCGGCGGGGGCCAAAGGCGATACGGGCGCGGCGGGGCCGCAGGGCATAGCCGGTCCGGCCGGCGCTACGGGCCCAGCGGGCGCAAAAGGTGATAAAGGCGATACGGGTGCTACCGGCGCGGCCGGCCCAATCGGTCCGCAGGGCCTGACCGGCCCGGCCGGAGCCACTGGCCCGGCTGGCGCTACTGGTGCAGCCGGTGCGCAGGGGGTAGCGGGGCCGACCGGCCCGGCGGGTGCCAAGGGTGACAAAGGCGATACGGGCGCGGCGGGTGCCGCAGGGGCCACGGGCCCGGCCGGCGCGAAAGGCGACAAAGGGGATACGGGCGCCACCGGCGTAGCCGGCGCTACCGGCCCGCAGGGTGCTGCCGGTGCCACCGGCCCACAAGGCCCGGCCGGCCAGGGTGTGCCCACCGGCGGCACGGCCGGCCAGGTGCTGAGCAAAGTGGACGGTACTGACTATAACACCCGATGGGTGACGCCGGCTACGGGCGGCGGGTCCAACCTCTATACCACCGACGGCACGCTGAGCGGCAACCGCAGCGTGGGCCTGGGCGGCTTTAATCTCAACTTCTCGGGCACCGGCGCGCTGGGCCTGAACGACAACGCCCTGCGTCTGCGGGCGGCCACCGACGGCAACAACTTCCTGCAATTCAACAGCACCACCAACGGGCCTGTACTCAGCGGCCAAACCGGTGGGCGCCTGGGCTACGGTACGGCCGGGGCCAGCACGGGCCTGAGCTGGAGCAGCAGCGGCGTGAGCATCAACGGCGGCACCAGCGCCTACACGCTGCCCACCTCGCGCGGCAATGCTGGGCAGGTAGTGGTCAGCAACGGCAGCGGCGGCACTAGCTGGGCAGGCAGCGCCGGCGCGATTACTGAACTGGTCGTCTCCAAGACCAACGCCACGCAAACGCTCGCTACGGCCCCTGGCTCGAATCAAGGCGACGTGGTATCGTTCAACAATGTGGTAACGGCCCCCACGCTTGGCACCTACAACGCCAGCACGAGCACCTACACCGCTCCCTCGGCCGGCACCTACCTGATTGCGTTCCGCTACAGCACGGTGGATAACGGTACCAACACCCTTGGCACCTGGAATTACGTGGAAGTGAACGGCAACGCCATTTCGACCAGTAACATTTACCAATCATACACCATCAATAACGGCGGCGGCAGCAACCTGCCCGCTGGCCTTCGGGGTGTGGGCAGCAACATGTACATGCTGACGCTGAATGCCAACGATGCCCTGCGCATCCGGGCCCTCAGTCCAAACTCCAACGTCTCCACTACTCTCAAAAACGACGGCAGCGTGGTGTGGACGATTGTGAAGCTGAACTAA
- a CDS encoding riboflavin synthase — protein sequence MFTGIIETLGTITDVRRENSNIHFTVQSGFAQELKIDQSVAHDGVCLTVVAVDGMAGTHVVTAIDETLQKTNLNAWAPGRRVNLERCLAANGRFDGHIVQGHVDLTAECEAVEDQNGSWLYRFRHEPGAGRVTVEKGSICINGTSLTCFNSTDDGFSVAIIPYTYEHTTFQDLQPGHRVNLEFDIVGKYVAKLLGK from the coding sequence ATGTTCACCGGCATCATCGAAACCCTCGGCACCATCACGGATGTGCGCCGCGAAAACTCCAATATCCACTTCACCGTGCAGTCGGGCTTCGCGCAGGAGCTGAAAATCGACCAGAGCGTGGCCCACGACGGTGTGTGCCTGACCGTGGTGGCCGTAGACGGCATGGCGGGCACCCACGTGGTAACGGCCATAGACGAGACGCTGCAGAAAACCAACCTGAACGCCTGGGCGCCCGGCCGCCGCGTGAACCTGGAGCGCTGCCTGGCCGCCAACGGCCGCTTCGACGGCCACATCGTGCAGGGCCACGTGGACCTCACGGCCGAGTGCGAGGCCGTAGAAGACCAGAACGGCAGCTGGCTGTACCGCTTCCGCCACGAGCCCGGCGCCGGCCGCGTGACGGTGGAAAAAGGCTCCATCTGCATCAACGGCACCAGCCTCACCTGCTTCAACAGCACCGACGACGGCTTCTCCGTGGCCATCATCCCCTACACCTACGAGCACACCACCTTCCAGGACCTGCAGCCCGGCCACCGTGTAAACCTGGAGTTCGACATCGTGGGCAAGTATGTGGCCAAGCTGCTAGGCAAGTAG
- a CDS encoding sugar transferase — protein sequence MIRTFQLLKLIAADFLAALLAWVCFFLLRKYLLQEITEGYRFTEGALFFLSGSALMIAAFWTVLYALIGEYRDIFRKSRLAEIIRLARVSVLGALVIFFVLLLDDEGVQNYRSYYKTISAYFLLHFTLTAILRTWAVSSVQHLVRNGTIFFNTLLVGSNALALDTLQELRRTGRHLGLKVVGFTPIEEGAIDEALAAELPARGSYRRLPALIRALGIEQVVIAIEPSEHRVIEEILTLLEGTPARVSILPDLYQMLLGSVKVSHVFGTPLIEIKQDLLPVWQKVLKRVIDVVASSVFLLLAWPGYLFTAIMVKLSSPGPVFYSQERIGRLGQPFRIYKFRSMYVDAEKQGPSLSSDHDPRITPWGRFMRKVRVDELPQFWNVIKGDMSIVGPRPERQFFIDQIVQIAPHYRHLHRVRPGLTSLGQVKYGYAETVAQMVERLKFDILYIENMSLAMDFRVLLYTLKIIIEGRGK from the coding sequence TTGATTCGCACCTTCCAACTACTGAAGCTGATAGCCGCCGACTTTCTGGCGGCCTTGCTGGCCTGGGTGTGCTTCTTTCTGCTGCGCAAGTACCTGTTGCAGGAAATCACCGAAGGCTACCGCTTCACGGAAGGCGCGCTGTTCTTCCTCTCGGGCTCGGCCCTGATGATTGCCGCCTTCTGGACGGTGCTCTACGCCCTGATCGGCGAGTACCGCGACATTTTCCGCAAGTCGCGGCTGGCCGAGATTATCCGGCTGGCCCGGGTGTCGGTGCTGGGGGCGCTGGTGATTTTCTTCGTGCTGCTGCTCGACGACGAGGGCGTGCAGAACTACCGCTCGTACTATAAAACCATTTCGGCCTACTTTCTGCTGCACTTCACCCTCACGGCCATTCTGCGCACCTGGGCCGTGAGCAGCGTGCAGCACCTGGTGCGCAACGGCACCATCTTCTTCAACACGCTGCTGGTGGGCTCCAACGCCCTGGCCCTCGATACGCTGCAGGAGCTGCGCCGCACCGGCCGCCACCTGGGGCTGAAAGTGGTGGGCTTCACGCCGATTGAGGAAGGCGCCATCGACGAGGCCCTGGCCGCCGAGCTGCCCGCCCGCGGCTCCTACCGCCGCCTGCCCGCCCTGATCCGGGCCCTCGGCATCGAGCAGGTGGTTATTGCCATCGAGCCCAGTGAGCACCGCGTGATTGAGGAGATTCTGACGCTGCTGGAAGGCACGCCGGCCCGCGTGAGCATCCTGCCCGACCTCTACCAGATGCTGCTGGGCTCGGTGAAAGTGAGCCACGTGTTCGGCACGCCCCTCATCGAAATCAAGCAAGATTTGCTGCCGGTGTGGCAGAAGGTGCTCAAGCGGGTGATTGACGTGGTGGCGTCGAGCGTGTTTCTGCTGCTGGCCTGGCCGGGCTACCTGTTCACGGCCATCATGGTGAAGCTCTCCTCGCCGGGGCCGGTGTTCTACTCGCAGGAGCGTATTGGGCGCCTGGGCCAGCCGTTCCGCATCTACAAGTTCCGCTCGATGTACGTGGACGCCGAGAAGCAGGGCCCCTCGCTCAGCTCCGACCACGACCCGCGCATCACGCCCTGGGGCCGCTTTATGCGCAAGGTGCGGGTCGATGAGCTGCCGCAGTTCTGGAACGTCATCAAGGGCGACATGAGCATCGTGGGCCCGCGGCCGGAGCGGCAGTTCTTCATCGACCAGATTGTGCAGATTGCGCCCCACTACCGCCACCTGCACCGCGTGCGGCCCGGCCTCACCAGCCTCGGCCAGGTGAAATACGGCTATGCCGAAACCGTGGCCCAGATGGTGGAGCGCCTCAAGTTCGACATCCTCTACATCGAAAATATGAGCCTTGCCATGGACTTCCGGGTGCTGCTCTACACGCTCAAGATTATCATTGAGGGGCGAGGTAAGTAG
- a CDS encoding protein-L-isoaspartate(D-aspartate) O-methyltransferase — MHADTYRHRGQRRTLVEALRRKGIRHERVLAAVLAVPRHAFFEAGFEAHAYQDKAFPIGEGQTISQPYTVAYQTALLDPAPEHRVLEIGTGSGYQCCVLLELTPHVFSIEYQPVLFERTCRRLAHLHRTAQLFCGDGSVGLPQHAPFDRILVTAGSPTLPRPLLRQLRVGGCLVIPVGDAQVQRMVRVTRVSEEEFTREEFEEFRFVPLLGQAGWAS; from the coding sequence ATGCACGCCGACACCTACCGACACCGCGGCCAGCGCCGCACCCTCGTGGAAGCGCTGCGCCGCAAAGGCATCCGCCACGAGCGGGTGCTGGCCGCGGTGCTGGCCGTGCCGCGCCACGCCTTTTTCGAGGCCGGCTTTGAGGCGCATGCCTACCAGGACAAAGCGTTTCCTATTGGCGAGGGCCAGACCATTTCGCAGCCCTACACCGTGGCCTACCAAACGGCCCTGCTCGACCCCGCCCCCGAACACCGGGTGCTGGAAATCGGCACCGGCTCGGGCTACCAGTGCTGCGTGCTGCTGGAGCTCACGCCCCACGTATTCAGCATCGAGTACCAGCCGGTGCTGTTTGAGCGCACCTGCCGCCGCCTGGCCCACCTGCACCGCACGGCCCAGCTGTTCTGCGGCGACGGCTCGGTGGGCCTGCCCCAGCACGCGCCCTTCGACCGGATTCTGGTGACGGCCGGCTCCCCGACCCTGCCCCGCCCGCTGCTGCGGCAGCTGCGCGTAGGCGGCTGCCTGGTGATTCCGGTGGGCGACGCGCAGGTGCAGCGCATGGTGCGCGTGACGCGGGTGAGCGAGGAGGAATTCACGCGCGAAGAGTTTGAGGAGTTCCGGTTTGTGCCGCTGCTGGGCCAGGCCGGCTGGGCCAGCTAA
- a CDS encoding M43 family zinc metalloprotease gives MLLLTGLLSQLGASAQQRGTRYPEQYYGFRCASDSLQQLEWARNPTAEREYRAFIRSVAMMPAAEQARLLAAPDVTVPVVVHVIHTGTGNNITEAQVNDAIRILNEDFSKTNRDTADVIPEFQPLYANVGFRFRLAKKDPDGNCTTGITRTYSTQTNIGDNNVKNVIRWDPNRYLNIWVVDVANGAGGYAYLPCAGTALDGIVIRNAQFGSIGRSGGSNFAARSMTHEVGHYFGLPHTWGPSNTPGTASNCGLDDGIADTPNTAGVSSGCPSTTYRPCNADGTGSTTPNNNPTGILSNVQNYMDYATCAKMFTLGQKTVMRASLTRLCRSTLVSAQNLLQTGTNDGYQSAICAPVAAFRPSTSSVCEGGSVLFADYSYNYNYVAATTQFDWRFTGGTPATSTARNPVVTYPTAGTYDATLIIITPDGRDTLKLERVVQVLGANSGEQAPLIESFENADFPNNYAGTPIRNWTITSSIPGANPFSWQRANGTAATGVAYLLAPNPSLAAGTVSTLTSPNINLSSIGSTPTLSFERAYALRSATANDVLRISFSTDCGATWSAPLTYNAAALDTKNGTIITNFVPTARADWQTTTIPLPAAYQGATKFLVRFESVSGVGNRICLDNVRLLDPQAPLANQEAELARRGISVFPNPLTAETAVHFTLTTATRAAVRLTDMLGREVAQVAAKTYGTGAQSIRLQGAAGQPLTAGVYLVHLTLGDQTFTTKVLVN, from the coding sequence TTGCTGCTACTGACAGGGCTGCTCAGCCAGTTGGGCGCCAGTGCCCAGCAGCGTGGCACGCGCTACCCCGAGCAATACTATGGCTTCCGGTGTGCCTCCGACAGCCTGCAGCAGCTGGAATGGGCCCGCAACCCGACCGCTGAGCGCGAATACCGCGCCTTTATCCGGAGCGTGGCCATGATGCCCGCCGCCGAGCAGGCCCGCCTGCTGGCCGCCCCCGACGTAACGGTGCCGGTGGTGGTGCACGTTATTCATACGGGCACCGGCAACAACATCACCGAGGCCCAAGTGAACGATGCTATCCGCATCCTGAATGAGGATTTCAGCAAAACCAACCGCGACACGGCCGACGTGATTCCGGAGTTTCAGCCGCTGTATGCCAACGTGGGCTTCCGGTTCCGGCTGGCCAAGAAAGACCCCGACGGCAACTGCACCACCGGCATTACGCGCACCTACTCCACCCAAACCAACATCGGCGACAACAACGTGAAGAACGTGATTCGCTGGGACCCCAACCGCTACCTTAATATCTGGGTGGTGGACGTGGCCAACGGCGCCGGCGGCTACGCCTACCTGCCCTGCGCCGGCACCGCCCTCGACGGCATCGTGATTCGCAACGCGCAGTTTGGCAGCATCGGCCGCTCGGGCGGCTCCAACTTTGCGGCCCGCTCCATGACCCACGAGGTGGGGCACTACTTTGGCCTGCCCCACACCTGGGGCCCTTCCAACACGCCCGGCACCGCCTCCAACTGCGGCCTCGACGACGGCATTGCCGACACGCCCAACACGGCGGGCGTTTCTTCCGGCTGCCCTTCCACCACCTACCGCCCCTGCAACGCCGATGGCACCGGTAGCACCACGCCCAACAACAACCCCACCGGCATTCTGTCCAACGTGCAGAACTACATGGACTATGCCACCTGCGCCAAGATGTTCACGCTGGGCCAGAAAACGGTGATGCGCGCCTCGCTCACCCGCCTCTGCCGCTCCACGCTGGTATCGGCCCAGAACCTGCTGCAGACCGGCACCAACGACGGCTACCAGTCGGCCATCTGCGCGCCGGTAGCGGCCTTCCGCCCTTCTACCAGCAGCGTGTGTGAAGGCGGCAGCGTCCTCTTCGCCGACTACTCCTACAATTACAACTACGTAGCCGCCACCACCCAGTTCGACTGGCGCTTCACGGGCGGCACGCCGGCCACCAGCACGGCCCGCAACCCCGTAGTCACCTACCCCACGGCCGGCACCTACGACGCCACGCTCATCATCATCACCCCGGACGGGCGCGATACGCTGAAGCTGGAGCGGGTAGTGCAGGTGCTGGGCGCCAACTCCGGCGAGCAGGCCCCGCTGATTGAGTCGTTTGAAAACGCCGACTTCCCCAACAACTACGCCGGCACCCCCATCCGCAACTGGACCATCACCTCCTCCATACCCGGCGCCAACCCCTTCAGCTGGCAGCGCGCCAACGGCACGGCGGCCACCGGCGTAGCCTACCTGCTGGCGCCCAACCCGTCGTTGGCGGCCGGCACGGTGAGCACGCTCACCTCGCCCAACATCAACCTGAGCAGCATCGGCAGCACCCCCACCCTGAGCTTCGAGCGCGCCTACGCCCTGCGGTCGGCCACCGCCAACGACGTGCTGCGCATCTCGTTCAGCACCGACTGCGGTGCGACGTGGTCGGCGCCGCTGACCTACAACGCCGCGGCCCTGGACACCAAGAACGGCACCATCATCACCAACTTCGTGCCCACGGCCCGCGCCGACTGGCAGACGACCACCATTCCGCTGCCGGCGGCTTACCAGGGCGCTACCAAGTTCCTGGTGCGCTTCGAGTCGGTGAGCGGCGTGGGCAACCGCATCTGCCTCGACAACGTGCGCCTGCTCGACCCGCAGGCTCCGCTGGCCAACCAGGAGGCCGAGCTGGCCCGCCGCGGCATCAGCGTGTTCCCGAACCCGCTGACCGCTGAAACTGCCGTGCATTTCACCCTGACCACCGCCACCCGCGCCGCCGTACGCCTCACCGACATGCTGGGCCGCGAAGTGGCGCAGGTAGCCGCCAAAACCTACGGCACGGGCGCCCAGAGCATCCGCCTGCAGGGCGCGGCCGGCCAGCCCCTGACCGCCGGCGTGTACCTGGTGCACCTCACCCTCGGCGACCAGACCTTCACCACCAAGGTGCTGGTGAACTAG
- a CDS encoding PID-CTERM protein-sorting domain-containing protein translates to MKRSLFTLTLTLALVGGTSRAQGPGSGGPVPGPAPEPTAVPIDGGASLLAAGAVAYGLRAMRRRRR, encoded by the coding sequence ATGAAACGCTCCCTCTTCACACTTACGCTCACGCTGGCCCTGGTGGGCGGTACGTCCCGCGCCCAGGGCCCGGGCTCGGGTGGCCCGGTTCCCGGTCCGGCCCCCGAGCCAACGGCCGTGCCCATCGACGGCGGGGCCAGCCTGCTGGCTGCTGGGGCCGTGGCCTACGGCCTGCGCGCAATGCGCCGCCGTCGCCGCTAG
- a CDS encoding T9SS type A sorting domain-containing protein produces MRASPYLQRRQWLLRLGLVVGPLAAYAQTPAPVLTSNGGTLFVNSGGTLQVNGGYAQTGAALLRTGGTATVAGNLSAAAASDLDLAAGTLNVTGDVSSAATLSGTTGTLQLSGAGAQALGVSGGTVPNLRVSKAGGTAALTQPVAVRQVLSVTSAGSLTTNGQPLTLLSDASGTALIANLGTGLVTGNVTVQRYIDGSLNPGLGYRHLAAPVFTATVASFGSGGTTPVVNSAYNSAANPGAVAPFPTVYFYDQARLATSPATTLSAFDKGWQSPDALTDAAPLGGRGFTVQLPGASTLSFTGPVANIGGTTPLSRASGATAAEAGWNLVGNPYPSPLDLSTIAPSQRTNMDAAFYTYESTSQYGGGYRSFVNGFGNPLLGSSQAFFVRVSAGQTSGSLELTNANRVTDYSLQAPVRRGAADDRPQLQLTLSGQGLNDALTVYAQPGATAGFDREFDAAKLWNPNGLSLATLAASGEALAIDGRPAFPLGQPVPLTLQAPQAGTYSLTATDLANLPAGTDVVLVDLTAGTRTPLLAGTRYSLTLPAGTTAGRLQLEVAGRALSTSSQLAQQLSLYPNPTEGQVQLVRPAAWGGLQVQVLNSIGQTVQTTRLSAGEQTLNVQELPVGVYTLRLTTQQGQTLTKRLVRQ; encoded by the coding sequence ATGAGAGCTTCTCCATATCTTCAGCGCCGCCAGTGGCTCCTGAGGCTGGGGCTGGTGGTTGGCCCCCTGGCCGCCTACGCCCAGACCCCGGCCCCGGTGCTGACCAGTAACGGCGGCACGCTGTTCGTGAACAGCGGCGGCACGCTGCAGGTCAACGGCGGCTACGCCCAGACCGGCGCGGCCCTGCTGCGCACCGGCGGCACGGCCACCGTGGCCGGCAACCTGAGCGCCGCCGCCGCCTCGGACTTGGACCTGGCCGCCGGCACGCTCAACGTGACCGGCGACGTAAGCAGCGCCGCCACGCTCAGCGGCACCACCGGCACGCTGCAGCTCAGCGGCGCCGGGGCCCAGGCCCTGGGCGTGAGCGGCGGCACCGTGCCCAACCTGCGCGTGAGCAAAGCCGGCGGCACGGCCGCCCTGACCCAGCCCGTGGCCGTGCGCCAGGTGCTGAGCGTAACCAGTGCCGGCAGCCTAACCACCAACGGCCAGCCGCTGACGCTGCTGAGCGACGCCAGCGGCACGGCCCTGATTGCCAACCTGGGCACGGGCCTTGTCACAGGCAACGTGACCGTGCAGCGCTACATTGATGGCAGCCTGAACCCCGGCCTGGGCTACCGCCACCTCGCGGCGCCGGTGTTTACTGCCACCGTGGCCAGCTTCGGCTCGGGCGGCACCACGCCCGTGGTCAACAGCGCCTACAACTCGGCCGCCAACCCCGGGGCCGTAGCGCCCTTCCCTACTGTGTACTTCTACGACCAGGCCCGCCTGGCGACCTCACCGGCTACCACCCTGTCGGCCTTCGACAAGGGCTGGCAGTCGCCCGATGCCCTGACCGACGCTGCCCCCCTGGGTGGCCGCGGCTTCACGGTGCAGCTGCCCGGGGCCAGCACGCTCAGCTTCACGGGCCCGGTGGCCAACATCGGCGGCACCACGCCGCTCAGCCGCGCCAGCGGGGCCACGGCCGCTGAGGCGGGCTGGAACCTGGTGGGCAACCCCTACCCCTCGCCCCTGGATTTGAGCACCATCGCGCCCAGCCAGCGCACGAACATGGATGCGGCGTTCTACACCTATGAGAGCACCAGCCAGTACGGCGGCGGCTACCGCAGCTTCGTCAACGGCTTCGGCAACCCGCTGCTGGGCAGCAGCCAGGCGTTCTTCGTGCGGGTGAGTGCGGGCCAGACCAGCGGCAGCCTGGAGCTGACCAACGCCAACCGCGTAACCGACTACAGCCTACAGGCCCCCGTGCGCCGGGGTGCGGCCGACGACCGCCCCCAGCTGCAGCTCACGCTCAGCGGCCAGGGCCTGAATGACGCGCTGACCGTCTACGCCCAGCCCGGCGCCACCGCCGGCTTCGACCGCGAGTTTGATGCGGCCAAGCTCTGGAACCCCAACGGGCTGAGCCTGGCCACGCTGGCCGCCTCGGGCGAGGCGCTGGCCATCGACGGGCGCCCCGCCTTCCCGCTGGGCCAGCCCGTGCCGCTGACCTTGCAGGCCCCGCAGGCCGGCACCTACTCGCTCACGGCCACGGACCTGGCTAACCTGCCCGCCGGCACCGACGTGGTGCTGGTGGATTTGACCGCCGGCACCCGCACGCCGCTGCTGGCCGGCACCCGCTACAGCCTCACGCTGCCCGCCGGCACCACCGCCGGCCGCCTGCAGCTGGAAGTGGCGGGCCGCGCCCTGAGCACCAGCAGCCAGCTGGCGCAGCAACTCAGCCTGTACCCCAACCCAACGGAGGGCCAGGTGCAGCTCGTGCGCCCCGCCGCCTGGGGCGGCCTGCAGGTGCAGGTGCTCAACAGCATCGGCCAGACTGTACAGACTACCCGCCTCTCGGCCGGCGAGCAGACGCTCAACGTGCAGGAGCTGCCCGTAGGCGTGTACACGCTGCGCCTGACCACCCAGCAGGGCCAGACGCTCACCAAGCGCCTCGTGCGTCAGTAA
- a CDS encoding response regulator transcription factor — MPFSAFPPASSPLGGARSAAPTGPLRLAIVEDDATIRELLHRYLCVCPEFDCIVVADSIETLWRELTLSLSPQLLLLDLSLPGESGLDALPSLLAQFPDLQVLVQTSNDAADTIYEALRRGARGFVVKSATPLPAYRQALLDVAAGGAVMSPSVARKMLEYFTPVPSQEDYLLSERERQVLEGLVAGRTEKQVAEQLGIGAATVRTYVVRLYDKLRVANKAELLARAARGRL, encoded by the coding sequence ATGCCGTTTTCCGCTTTTCCCCCTGCCTCCTCGCCACTGGGCGGGGCCCGCTCAGCGGCTCCCACCGGCCCGTTGCGCTTGGCCATCGTCGAGGACGATGCCACCATCCGCGAGTTGCTGCACCGCTACCTGTGCGTGTGCCCCGAGTTCGACTGCATCGTGGTGGCTGACAGCATTGAAACCCTCTGGCGCGAGCTGACCCTGAGCTTGTCCCCCCAACTGCTGCTGTTGGATTTGAGTTTGCCTGGTGAAAGCGGCCTGGATGCGCTGCCGTCGCTGCTGGCGCAGTTTCCGGACCTACAAGTGCTGGTGCAGACCTCCAACGACGCAGCCGATACCATTTACGAGGCGCTGCGCCGGGGCGCGCGCGGCTTCGTGGTGAAAAGTGCCACGCCGCTGCCGGCCTACCGCCAGGCCCTGCTCGACGTGGCCGCTGGCGGGGCCGTAATGAGCCCGTCGGTGGCGCGCAAGATGCTGGAGTATTTCACCCCCGTGCCCTCGCAGGAAGACTACCTGCTCTCGGAACGGGAGCGGCAGGTGCTCGAAGGCCTGGTGGCCGGGCGCACCGAGAAGCAGGTGGCTGAGCAGTTGGGAATCGGCGCGGCCACGGTGCGCACCTACGTCGTGCGCCTCTACGACAAGCTGCGCGTGGCCAATAAGGCCGAGCTGCTGGCCCGCGCCGCCCGGGGTAGGCTGTAG